The Toxotes jaculatrix isolate fToxJac2 chromosome 20, fToxJac2.pri, whole genome shotgun sequence DNA segment TGGTATACAGTCGGCTGCTTTCCAACAGGAATTTGAACTTAATTACCTAGAGCTGTTCCTGTAGGCCTTCGAGTCTGTGGTTATTAATTCTGATATTTTTAATTAGgtattatttttatgtattataATTGTTTTAAAGAGAttaatgggttttttttaaatgttttgtagcCCAATTACTGTAGTGGTTTCTGCCACTGTCAGAGCCTGTCTGTGCGTCTGCTGCCATTGTTTTAACACTGGGTTCAGCTCAGGCTGTGCGTCCAGTGTTTTCTATGGCAGTTTCAAACAGTTGactctgacatttctgtttcaaaTGGGAAACAATGGCCTGACAGTGGCTTGGCTGTTTAGTCAACCCTCGTAAGCAGACAGTACCAGCTAAGGTTAAATTAACAAGTTGCTTTTAAATCAATGGATGGTGAGTTGAGgttattacatttattaataaatagGCTATAAACTGGCATAAGTGGGTTATGTTATAGTAATGTGTGTGTAACCTTACTGTGTTTCCTCCTTAGCTTCATCAGTGACCTACACACAGCTGAAGACCATGTTGTCCAACCGTGACATTCAGCTGTTTGATGTGAGGAATCCTGATGAATACCAGGCTGGACGCATTCCACACGCTGTCAACATCCCACGTAAGCGATAACACATGAACAAAGTAGGAAGAGGGTggtttactgtggagtttttcctttcatatacttgtgtatgtgtgtgtgtgtgaacaatcAGTGGGCAACCTGGAGGAGTCTCTGAAGCTGTCCCCAGAGGCCTTTCAGCAGAAATTTGAAGTGAAGGCTCCTGGGAAAGATGACGACAACattgtgtttcactgtaaaaGCGGGAACCGGAGCAACAAGGCACTGGGCATCGCCCATCAGCTGGGATTTAGCAGGTAAAGAACAGCAGGCGCACAACTCGAAAGGCATCCTGCTGCTATTACATGACCCTGTGAAGGTTAAGATTCATCGCGGTTTTTACTTAAAGGGCAAATAAAGAAATCTGAGTCCACTGTTTGACTCTCTGAATAAAATTCCAGACAAACTAAATTACATGTCAGTCATGTTAAGTAATGTGGACCCTGCTTACCCACTTAGCAGACTATAGTGCTGCTCCCCAGTGCTGTGAATGACAAATTTTACGtgctgctgttttattattaatcaGTCCTGGTGCTGCAACTAGAGTACGCTGTCCTGAAATGCTGCTTGAGTTTGTTGAACGCTGGATGACCTTTTAGTAGAAATTCAAACTACAGTGATAAGAGACTAATCTATTCTctttatgtgtctttttttttttttttcagggcgAGACATTATAAAGGAGGGTACACTGAGTGGGCAGAGCAAGAAGGAAAATAACTCTGGGCTGAGTTCTGCACTTTATAGTGCGATATCTTCATTAAAAATCCAACTATCAAACTTTCAAATGCAGcaagaagaataaaagaaaacaagaaaagaaagaaagaacaaaaaaaaaaggaaaacaaaattacTCCCAATGCTTCACTCTTGagattcatttcattcattcattaaaagaaaaatcttctAATCATTTTGTGttaacagaaaatgttaaaatgcagtGTAATCAAAACTAAATTGCAATTAAACTTAAAACAGACAGCAAAATGTTATAGCTTGAATTCTGGGGTGTTCACAAAGTGTTTGACCAcaattttaaattagttttactctcctctgcttcttttgtgAAATAAATCATGGGTAAAATCAAACATGTCCGACTGCGAAAAGTGTCTTTTTTGAGTAtacacatattttattttcacactttaTTTCACAAATTACTTAAAAGTGAAGAAGTAGGACATACACTAGTTGCTGTTTCCAATTCCAAACTATATACCaatcatttacagtatattatacTATGTATTAATCTCTGATTCTGTTGTTGCAGTAAGTTAGTAAGAAATTAATAAACATACTTTACATCCTCAAACCTTGCTGAGAATTATTGTGCTGACGGCGGGATATAAGCAGTTTGATCTCTGGACCAGTAGATGGCAGCAAAATGTCAACCAACACTGTAAATGtgcatttccattttttccacCGCCACTGTCCTTTATCATTATTGTAGTGATGCCCTTTCAGGCCTGACCTTCATCCTGGTATTAGTCTAGACAGGCATAGATCCTGTGAGTTACAGCTCTGAGAACTGCTCTCAAGACCTCGATCTGCACAAGGTCCTTACATCCCTCATTTGAAGGGAAAGTAGATTCCACTTCACCCTCCACCTTTCCATCCTATCCCCTCTCATCAGGGTTATTTGCAGAGCATCAACAgtacagcaggtgtgtgtgttttggggggaTCAGTGCTCTTTATGATCTCTGAATGGAGGTAGAGTGTTGTGAAGGCCCTCTGTGGATTTATACATCAGAGTTGATCCTCTTGGTGACCGTGAAAGTGGAGTTTGGACGTGCTTCTATTCCAAAACAcctttatgggttttttttttgcacatttaacTCTATATTATAAATCACCAAGTCAGTGAAGCGATAGCTATTCCAGGGGAAAAAATTACACACTTCCAGAATCTATCATTCATGTGGGAGAGACTGAGATTGATTCTCTGAATGTTGCATCGTGTACATAAATGGAGCGGAAGGGAAATCAGAATTTATTGGACATATTCATGAACGAGTGGAGAGGCACTTTTGTGCTGGAATATCATCAAAAAGCCAAAATTCAGCAAGCGTTATGGCTGTCACACACCACCAGTTTTGTCAAGTATCAAATATATGGATTCATAGAGTATGTATTGGAATTCTCTTCAGCtctgcacagcacaggagatATTTGCCAGTGTGCTGGTGTGGAGAAGAGGGATGGGTCAAATTTCGAATGAGCGCCAAGGGCATTTGGACACTTTTGCATGAgttaaaacacaaaccacaggtTCGCAGTGAAAAATGAGCATTTTAGGGCTGTCTGTCAGCTGCGGTAACATAGAACAGGTCATcaacctcctgctcctcctagGCTTTGTAATATCATCTTCATTTTGACTGTGCTTTTGCTGTCTGTCATTccttaaagataaaaatatctGGAAACAtgatgtggttttcatttgcCTCCCAACTAACATATTAATGTAGTACTAAAAGCCCCTATTATGTATGAAAATACAACTGTCATAGAAAAATCTTTGATTTCTTCTACAATAAAAttgatggatttatttatttatttctggaACTGGttcacagacaaaagaaaaaaaaaacaccttcctTTGGTACATTGGTTTGGTCTCATTTGCTTGATATGTGCTGTAGGAGTTCCTGCAGGGCTTATTACTCTTATCTTAAAATGCAAGGCTGGGAATGTGAGATATAAGACACAAGCTCCTGGTACTTTTTATCTGAactgaggagtttttttttatttttttgtcatttcttgtGTCAAGGGGGGTTGGGGATGGACCCATAGGATACTAGAGCCACAACGGTGTGTCAgtctatacattttttttcatgcatagACCTAGACTGACCTAATTTACGCTCTGTGGGTCTTACTGGTCCTGTTTTATGAGGCCAACATTAGGCTATTTTTATGCGAATGTCACTTCCAGCAAAGCACGACCCAGACTGGTTCAGGGTCATACTGAGGAGTACAGCCATGGGCCAGGAGTTTAACGCAGTTCATGCAGATATGATAACTTGtatcatcattaaaaaaaaaaaacagacgagAGAAAATAGTTCTATTCTGAGATTTTTCTGGTTGTAATAATTGGTCACCCTCATTTGTCACTGCATCACTTAACGCGCAAAGGAAGACACCACCTGACGTCTCCACAGCGCGTACGCGCGTCACAGTTGTGACTGTAAAATCAAAAGTGTAAAAAGCGTGTTGTCACAgagcttgcgtgtgtgtgtgtgtgtgtgtgtgtgtgtgtgtgtgtgtgtgtgtctgtgtctgtgtctgtgtctgtgtgtggggtgggggggtgacgAAGTAAGTGAGTGCGCGGCGATTCATCCGTTAGCTTCCCACATTCACATTCGCCTGTGCGCAATGGCAACGAGCGCTCGTACTGCTCCGCCCGCTCGCCTCGCAGTGCTGTACGCGATGACCGGACAACTTTTAACTCTGCACGGATGATGCTCTCCCTCGATGGCTTCTGATGAATTCTTCACTGGGGAACAGTAACAGGTACGTAAGTCTGTTtactttatttttgctttggaggagaaagaaaacacgcacacactgaagTATCATTAAACGCCCGTTTGAAatggtgtttttatgtttgtgtctgttccACTTTTTGTGCCTCTCAAATTCTTATCTCGTAATTGCGTAATTATTCCTCTGCCTTTCTGGATTATATTTGACCCCAATCTTTCTCAAAGCGTGATTGTGGAACATGATAACGTGCTGCTATCATGGGTTTTAATTGAATTTGGCAAATAAGGTTTCATTCGTGCAAATTATAATTCCCGGGGAGCTGCAATAAATTTCCAGATGTCAAAttaatgtgggaaaaaaatcaagttaCTCTCAGTTTGGCTGCATAACCTCCAGTTAATTGGTCCGTAATTAATTATTACTCTTGTGATAAGGTAACCAAGTTGTC contains these protein-coding regions:
- the si:ch211-161h7.8 gene encoding thiosulfate:glutathione sulfurtransferase; protein product: MITPLCGLDRALVFTMLSLVLSRSLCQVATELNRRSCPTLGSVLRTFTTSCPRYGEASDDASSVTYTQLKTMLSNRDIQLFDVRNPDEYQAGRIPHAVNIPLGNLEESLKLSPEAFQQKFEVKAPGKDDDNIVFHCKSGNRSNKALGIAHQLGFSRARHYKGGYTEWAEQEGK